CTGGCCGAGCGCGAGCGCGAGCCCCGCGACGACGCCCAGCGAGACTACCGCGCCGGCCGCGGCGACGACGCCCGAGACGAGCCCCGAGGCGCTCTCCGTCCGCTGGAGGTAGTAGCCGACGTAGCCCGGTAGCAGCGGGAACGCACACGGCGCGAAGAACGTCGCGACGCCGGCGCCGACGGCGAACGCCGCGGTTCCGAAGAAGGCGGGGGAGAGCACGGTTAGGACCGAGGCGTCCCGGACGCCGAACCGGATTCGAGCGCGCGCTCGACCTCACGCCGGAGCGTCGCCGTCGACGCCACGCCGGCGTGGGTCCAGCGGATCTCGCCCGAGGCGTCGGCGACGGCCAAGTAGGGAAGGCCCGAGGCGCCGAGGGCGCTCATCAGGTCCGATTCGGGGTCGAGGCCGACCGTCCAGGCGCCGTCGTGGGTCCGCCACCACTCCCGGACGTCCGCGCGGGAGAGCGTGCCGCCGATCCGCTCGTTCGTCACCGAGACGAACGCGACCTGGTCGCCGTACTCTTCGTGGACAGTCGAGAGCGCGTCCATCTGCTCCTTGCAGGGCGCACACCAAGTCGCGAACAGGTCGACGACGGTGGGCGCCCCGGGCGCGGGGATCCGGACCTGCCCCGCCG
This is a stretch of genomic DNA from Halobellus sp. MBLA0158. It encodes these proteins:
- a CDS encoding TlpA family protein disulfide reductase, which encodes MNRRRVVTALAGLGLTGASALAVTDRLPGLDGSDSALPLRVETMDARGSTAGQVRIPAPGAPTVVDLFATWCAPCKEQMDALSTVHEEYGDQVAFVSVTNERIGGTLSRADVREWWRTHDGAWTVGLDPESDLMSALGASGLPYLAVADASGEIRWTHAGVASTATLRREVERALESGSASGTPRS